A single region of the Rhipicephalus microplus isolate Deutch F79 chromosome 10, USDA_Rmic, whole genome shotgun sequence genome encodes:
- the LOC142774779 gene encoding uncharacterized protein LOC142774779, producing the protein MPEHQRRSQTWTSPTASTWTPNKCFPSSRNSNLFRFTDLQHLYLLFNTCAPESVLLDCVASVQRILPLLKCLHVHYKCELGSPMRDSVTWIRRQSGGVGEDLIKSGPCFQSCSTATFIGLAKPLNRDFQPML; encoded by the exons ATGCCGGAGCACCAGCGGCGGTCACAGACTTGGACCTCACCAACTGCATCGACGTGGACGCCCAACAAGTGCTTCCCTTCATCGCGCAAT AGCAACCTGTTCCGCTTCACCGACCTCCAGCACTTGTACCTCCTGTTCAATACGTGTGCACCGGAAAGTGTATTGCTGGATTGCGTGGCCTCCGTGCAGCGGATCCTGCCACTGCTCAAGTGCCTGCACGTCCACTACAAGTGCGAACTTGGCAGCCCCATGCGTGATAGCGTCACCTGGATacgaagacaaagcggcggagtGGGTGAAGATCTGATTAAAAGTGGTCCCTGCTTCCAAAGTTGTTCTACGGCTACTTTCATAGGACTCGCAAAGCCTCTGAACCGAGACTTCCAGCCGATGCTGTAG
- the LOC142774780 gene encoding uncharacterized protein LOC142774780 gives MIVRLRAHEPVSKLAERLGHAGGPLAVTDLDLTNCVGADVRQMLPLITECKQLRRFMCTACPIRPSDLLTLVRQLPHLEDIQFSIPPLGAKGTIEIRRLSAIVGTEGSVPLKLQRVYVEGGQKTNEFRLLSFLLRCCPNAKYLHVHLVCGDFHEAVRECHILLGEHAKLDAFRLTSELPSYIVREPPATFDIVSYATVCANLTHQKSVNFRSCARVRDLVGISVQQQTMPFQTTLVAVDDSLTPEWFREATVKHDWSNVRQLCLLLLPPHPGKFYPAAGCTYSEGLRLLSRQFVHLVELNVNTLHFGPGLDVATFLQDGSLSFLQSLSAPPCGFRGVLALARLAACCPDFKELDVRFDRKRSIFECAGCDSDPFFANEFPRSASPAFRNGLARLTLSQVHDAACRWFIECCRPVSTLRLAGCPSELDFERIGRALTHSMGPSCLIIEHEFFGFDDVALLTHPFHFADLQYLYLLFYRCVQPSDLPNYVARVRQSLPLLKCLHVHYRQPINTTFVTTVTWLRRQSGGAGEDLIRNGPCFLSCSTATFIGLAKPLNRDFQPML, from the exons ATGATCGTACGCCTGCGCGCCCACGAACCAGTGAGCAAACTGGCCGAGCGGCTGGGTCATGCCGGAGGACCTCTGGCAGTCACAGACTTGGACCTCACCAATTGCGTCGGCGCCGACGTCCGTCAAATGCTTCCCCTCATCACCGAATGCAAGCAACTCCGACGCTTCATGTGCACCGCTTGCCCAATTCGGCCGAGTGACCTATTGACATTGGTGAGGCAGCTACCCCACCTGGAGGATATACAGTTTTCCATCCCACCTCTCGGAGCCAAAGGGACCATTGAAATCAGACGCCTATCCGCAATCGTGGGCACTGAAGGCAGCGTACCTCTGAAACTGCAACGCGTTTATGTTGAAGGTGGCCAAAAGACGAACGAATTCCGCCTACTGTCTTTCTTACTGCGTTGCTGCCCAAACGCGAAATACCTGCACGTGCACCTAGTGTGCGGTGATTTCCACGAAGCCGTAAGAGAGTGCCACATCCTCCTTGGAGAACACGCGAAACTGGACGCGTTCAGGTTGACCTCTGAACTGCCTTCATATATTGTGCGCGAACCACCAGCTACGTTTGATATTGTTTCCTACGCCACTGTTTGCGCAAACTTAACCCACCAGAAGTCGGTGAACTTTCGGAGCTGTGCCCGAGTGCGGGACCTCGTGGGGATCAGCGTCCAACAACAGACTATGCCGTTCCAGACGACTCTGGTCGCCGTTGACGACAGCCTCACGCCTGAATGGTTCCGCGAGGCCACCGTTAAACACGACTGGAGCAACGTGCGCCAACTATGTCTTCTACTCTTACCACCGCATCCTGGTAAGTTCTATCCCGCCGCAGGGTGCACGTACTCAGAGGGTCTTCGACTATTGAGCAGGCAGTTTGTGCACCTCGTCGAGCTCAACGTAAACACATTGCATTTCGGACCCGGCCTCGATGTCGCCACGTTCCTTCAAGATGGGAGTCTGTCGTTCCTGCAGTCGCTCTCAGCGCCTCCTTGTGGTTTTCGCGGCGTGTTGGCTCTAGCACGTCTGGCGGCGTGCTGCCCCGACTTCAAGGAACTGGACGTTCGCTTTGACAGAAAACGCAGCATTTTCGAGTGCGCTGGATGTGACAGTGACCCATTTTTCGCTAACGAGTTTCCCCGCTCCGCCAGTCCCGCCTTTCGGAACGGTCTTGCCAGGTTGACTTTGAGCCAAGTCCACGACGCTGCGTGTCGGTGGTTCATCGAGTGTTGCAGGCCAGTGTCTACACTGCGGTTGGCCGGCTGCCCTTCGGAGCTGGATTTCGAGCGTATTGGTCGTGCACTCACCCACAGCATGGGTCCGAGCTGCCTGATCATAGAGCACGAATTTTTTGGGTTTGACGACGTGGCTTTGCTG ACCCACCCGTTCCACTTCGCCGACCTCCAGTACTTGTACCTCCTGTTCTACAGGTGTGTGCAGCCAAGTGACTTGCCGAACTACGTGGCCCGTGTCCGGCAGAGCCTACCACTACTTAAGTGCTTGCACGTCCACTACAGGCAACCAATCAATACCACCTTCGTTACTACGGTCACCTGGTTacgaagacaaagcggcggagcTGGTGAAGATCTCATTAGAAATGGTCCCTGCTTCCTAAGTTGTTCTACAGCTACTTTCATAGGACTCGCAAAGCCACTGAACCGTGACTTCCAGCCGATGCTGTAG